Below is a genomic region from Triticum dicoccoides isolate Atlit2015 ecotype Zavitan chromosome 5A, WEW_v2.0, whole genome shotgun sequence.
TCGTTCTTCTTTAGTTcatcaagctaggccgtgagatcgatgagttggcagactggggaggttgagttcttcgcacgcaccctagagtcgaATCTATCTAGGGTCTGCGAAGACCTGAATCCGACAGTGGAAGAGGAGTAATAGTGAGAGACAAAGAGGGTTTGAGTGCGATGGTGGGTAAGTAGTCTCCGTTTGGGTGGGCAAGGCATTTGGACGATAGGAATGAATTGCTGATCATCCTTTCAACTTCGTGTTGTTCATGCAGATCGACGCGGAGAACACGAAAGACAAGAGAGGTGGTGGCAGCCGGAGAGAAGGGCATGGAGATTGTGCCGCCATTAAGAAGCGCAAGGAGGTGGTGATGCCCTTAGACGATGACATGGTGGCGGAGGAGGCCCCAGCGGTAAGCGGAGGAACTATGATTTTGCCACTACCATGAGAAGGCAGGGCTAACCCACCTTGCAAAGTAATCCTTGCCTCGAAGCTGGAGTGCCTGCTTATGCCTCTAGGCTTCACCAAGCACTCCCCCGTCCTTCAGGAGTTCAACCTGAAACTAACACCTGATGCGCATGAAGGGTCACGGTCGAGGTGATCAACGACATGGTCACCCTTAATCAGGGTTGGCCCCCTTTGCCGCCGTTCAACATATCAGGATCGGCTACATGGTCACCTTCAAGCTACTGACTCCTGACACCCTGAAGGTGATCGTCTTCAACAATGACGGCCTTGAGGTGGTCATCAAGTGCAAGAGTACGACGACGCCTTCATCGTGAACATCTAGAAAGCTCTCTGTTGTCTGATTACGAGCGTTGGTTTAGTTTTAAGACTATGTCGTGCTGGTTTGGTTTAGGATTGCTTGTTTAATAACTTTCATACCATGTTAAACTTATTCTTATGCTATCTATATGTCTCTGGTTTGTTTTGTCTATTCTAGTGTGCTGATAATCTCATCACTTCAATGAGAAGGTAGAAACCAAACAACCCGACTTTTATTTACCCAAATCTGCAATCAAGTAGTGAGTCTTTTGTTTCGTCACATCTAGGCTAAAGTGCAGTAATTTTTATCTTGCATAAGCTCAACCAGGTccaataaaaaatatataaaaaaagatgCGAGCAACCAAACGCGTTATTAATTCAGTCGAATGCGTATTTCGATTAGCAGTTCAAGTTGTGCGTGTGTGCGTCCCGGCCAGGAAAAAAAAAGTTCAAGTTGTGCGTCTTTCGGTCGACTACACGCCGATCGGGCCCATTCACCGAATCCCGGCTTCCTTCCTTCCTCCGGCTCGCGCGCTCCGAGAATCCGACGACGAGACCACCGACGCGCTCGCGGTCTCGGCGTGACACCATCCACCTCGGCacacgtcactgacatgtgggacgagAACGAAGCTCCGTTCCACCTGTCAGTGCATCATCCTGACTCTACACCGTGTAATCCTAGCGTGCGCGTCGCCTTTTATCCCTGGCCCACATGGCGGTGGCCGCACGGCCCCCAATGATATACGCTCACGTAGCCCCGCTCCCTCCGGGCCCTCTCGCCAGACATCCCACCAAGACAGACGCGTGGGACAAGTCctcccccccctctccccctctcctgttCCCCTCTCCCGTCGCCGGCGACCTCGACGGCGGCGTCTCCGGCGACCCAGGCGCCGGCCACGCCTCCCCATTCATCCGATCGATAGATATCTCGGGCCTGGGACCTCTTATCCCCTCCCCAGAACCACCGCGCCTCTTCGCTCTGTTCACACCCTCGTCGTCTAGTGTTCCAAGGAGCCAATCCCCAGCGGGCACGAAGCGCCTGGGCCGGGTGCTCGCGCCCCAGATCCAGCGACCCTCCTGCCATCGCGGCCGCCATGGACGACTTCCAGGGCATCCTGGCCCGCGACTTCGGCCTCCGCCCTAAGGGGAAGGCTGCGCCCATGTcggccgcccgcgccgcgccgtcCTCTGGATCCGGCTGGGACAgcaccagatccgccgccgccgccgcgccatccgCCCCCTCCTACGACGACCTCTTCGGGGCCccgtcctccgcgccgccgcccaagCCCACGCAGTCGACCTCCATCGACTCCATCTTCGACTCCTTTGCGGAGCCCTCTGCCTCCGCCGCGCCGCCCAAGCCGAAGCACTCGTCCATGCCCGTGTTCGACAAGCCAGTCTACGATGACGATATCTTTGACGGGGTCCCTGGTGTGAAGAGCTCCTCGGTGCGCTACGACGACGTCTTTGCGGGCAACCATGCGCCGGCCCCTGCAGACGACGACCTGCTCGCTGGTTTCGGAACCAAGTCAGAGGCGAGGGAGGTGCCGGAAGATAAGTGGAAGCCCGGGCCAGCAGCCGCCTCAGCGGGGTTTGATGATTTGTTTGCGGGGATTGGCAGGAGCAGCCCGGTGAAGCAAAGGTATGGGCTTTTATCTGCAATTTCGATATAAAGGACGGCACATTATCTCTGTATGGAACATAGGAGTGTATCTTGTTATAGTAGTCTTGAGACAGATGAACCCAAAGCTTTTGTCGGTACTCGCCTAGTGGGAAACGGGAGGATCGTGTGTAAGTCATTGAGCTGGGCAAATTATGCAGTCATATGCGCATATCTACCGAATGTTGCGTTGAGTAGAATCTATAACTTGCCAATATGTAATAGGTTTACATTGGTATTACACAGGTTCAGTCAGGAATGCATTTATGATCTGTTTTAGTGCTCTGCTGCCCTGATTCACTTGGGCCTGTATCATCCCTACATGCATTATGTTAGGTTAGCTGTAGGTAATTTGGATAGATCTTAGACCAGTCTGTACATGTTCTAGCTGCATGTCTTAGGCGCCTATGCAACACAAGTTTGATCAAATTGAGATTATGTTTTGGTACATTGTATTTTTCGTGCCTTCTAATGCATGATAGTTTCTTTTTAATTTAGTAGAATCAGTTGACATTGATGACTTTAAATTCGTAAGGGGCAGATTATATTGGAAAATATTGGAGCACAGTGCAGCGGCTTATGATTTGAGGGGTGTGCCAACTTCGACTGGATTGAGCAAATTATAATAGAAGTTGGTAAAATTAATCATTTGGAGTTTGGTTTGCCTAATGAAATAGATTATTAGAAATAATCTGATGTATGTAAAGCTGAACGATTTAGTAATTTTTAATTATATTGCAAAGCTCCCTGATCAGTTTgcactttgcatcatgttgttcgtaaCAGATGCAAGTTATCCACAAGTAGGCAAAACGCCAACCACTTTTTCCCCTCGTTTTGCCATTCAGATTAAATGCCAACTAATGTGAATTCTGATACATTGGTACATGAATTTGTGAGGCCTATCCGTACTTTGTGCGAGTTCACTTTGATTTTTGAGCTTTCAGAGAAAAAATAGGAAATTTGATTTGACTCAATTTATTAATGCAATTTCAAATGGGTTATGCAACAAAGTTGACGAGGTTATGAACTTGTTGCCTCTTGTGATTTAGGCAAAAACTACATTGATCAAAGATTTTCGTTGTTTTCACCTTTTTTACTTAGATAGATGTTTACTTCCTTACAAATGGGTCCAGTTTGTAACGTTCTCATTTTTATGATCTCAGGCAAACTGCTGGTGCTAAAGAAAAGAAGGTGCCTACATCTCAGCCAGCTAGCATGGCAAGCGACCCTTTTGTTTCTTTTGAAACAACTTCTACTTCAGCCCGTCAATCCTCTGGGATATTCTCGGATCCCTTGGATGAATTGGGTAGGCATTCAAAATCTCAAGTAAAAACTGCTGCTGACAGTGGTCTATTTGAGGATTCTAGCGCATTCAATCAGGTCCCAAAATCAGAACCTTTGTTTACCACAAATTTGAGTGATGACTCTAAAGGTAGCAATGGATCAACCAAGGCCCGAGACTCGAGCCCTGTGCAAAATTTTCCGAAAAGAAACTCAGCCCAACAACCTTCTGTGGAGGACTTCGAAAATATTTTTCCACAGTCACAGTCTGCCCGATATTCTGATGTTCATGTTGATAGTGGTGCTCCAGGTTCCGAGAAATACAATGGGAATGGTATGGATGACCGTTCACCAAGATCAGATGAGTCTGAGGATGAGATATGGCTTACAGTTTCTGAGATTCCCCTCTTCACACAGCCAACGAGTGCCCCACCACCTTCAagaccaccaccatctcttgcaatTAAGCAAAAACCGCATGGATCAAGAGCAAAACGAAGGGATGATGATTATCTGCGGCACTCCACCCAAAACTACAACCATAACAAAAGTTCTTCGATGGATGAATTAGAAGAATTTGCCATGGGCAAACCTCAGAAATCAGCTTATGACAGTGCAAATCCTTTTTATGAGGATGAATCTGAGCGGAATTCATCGGCGGCAGCATCTGCAGCTGCTATGAAGGAAGCCATGGACAAAGCTGAGGCTAAGTTCAAGCATGCTAAGGAAGTACGAGAGAGAGAACGTGATGCAAAGCTTAGAAATAGGGAACAGCAGGAACAGGATGATGAAGCAAGGTCGTATGCACAGgatcaggaagagagagagaggcaggagaAACTAGACAGGGAGAAAGAGATGAGGCAAAGGGAGGAAAAGGAGAGAGAACAAAGAAGACTTGAAGAAGCGAGGGAGCTTGAGCAACAGAGAGAAAGAGGGAGGGGTAGGCAAGCTGTGGAGAGGGCGACGAAGGAGGCACGGGAAAGAGCAGCTATCGAAGCACGTGCAAAAGCAGAGAGGGAAGCACGCCTACGTAATGAGAGGGCTGCTGTGCAAAGAGCTCAGCAGGAAGCTCGTGAGAGAGCTGCAGTGGATGCTAGAGACCGAGCTGATAGGGCTGCTGCTGAAGCTAAGGAGAAGGCTGCTGCTCAAACCAGGGAGAGGGCTACAGCAGAAAGAGCTGCTGTTGAGAGAGTTCAACAAGATGCAAAGAGAAGAGCTGACCGAGCAGCAGTGGAAAAGGCCGCAGCTGAGGTTCGGGAAAGGCAAGCTGCTGAGGCTCGAGAGAGGCACGCTGCTTCTGCAGCGGCAGCAGCGGCAAGAGAAAAACAGAGTAAACCAGATGACCTTGAGTCCTTTTTTGGTATGGGTGCCCGAGCAAACAGTGCACCTAAGCAAAGGGCTCCAACAGTGGTGATTACAACAATCTTTGTGCAATAGTTGTTTTTATGGCAATATTTTGCTAGTGTTTTTCTAATTGTGGAAATTTCAGGATCCTACGTTTAATGCTCAAAGTCAAAGTAGAGCGGCAGCCACCTCTGCTTCAGCATCATCTATGCGGAAGGCATCATCTACAACAAATTTTACGGATGACCTATCCGCGATATTTGGAGGAGGTACTAATTATCCGTAACAGGAGTACTATTTTGAGTTTGCCAGTTATAAATCTTCATTTGATTGGTTTATGTTCTTTTAGCTCCCACGCCATCTGATGAGTTTCAAGCGGTTGAAGGAGAGAGTGAAGAGAGAAGACGTGCTAGGTTGGAGCGGCATCAACGGACCCGTGAACGAGCGGTATGTTGATataactagatgatgccccgcacgttgttgcgggaatattttgCAATATTTCAATGAGGTTTTTGGTTACACGAAACATCAATATTTGAAATAATAGTTTTTGAAAGTATATAAGAATTTGATGTAAATAGCATAATAGAATGGAATTTTACATGCACGCATGGGTGCATGGTGAAGTGGATTTTTAATatgcatagttgcatgttgaggtgggccttttttatgcatgttgaatgatgaggtgtcatgcttgcatgttgagagaaatatgttagtgggggctagctatttagatatagaagattccaATAAGGATTGTTCTCTGCTAAAAATTGTTGCTGTTAATAGTTGATTGTACATTTTCTGTATGATAGTGGAATTGTGATGCATGCCTAAATGTTTGAATCGTAGCTGATTTTTAACTTTACTACGTATGCAGGCAAAAGCCCTGGCTGAGAAGAATGAACGGGACATGAATGTTCAAAGAGAGCAGGCAGAAAGAGATGTAAGTACTCTTTCATGATACATGAGCTGATTTTTCTTCTTTTGGCCTCTAGTAAACATCACGTAATACAGTCTCCATATATTTTTATACACTATGCAGTTCCCTGGTTGCCTGTCAGTGAAGTGTGTTATTGTCCCATTAGATGCTTGTTGTTGGCTGCTAATGGCTAGTTCCTTACTTCTAATTGTGATGTCTGTTAATTCCAGAGAATTTCGGAAAGTCTAGACTTCGAGATTAAGCGATGGGCTGCTGGAAAAGAAGGCAATTTGCGGGCACTGCTATCAACTATGCAATATGTGAGTCCTTGGAACTGCTAAAATTTGAGGCAATTCTTAGTTATTTCTGTCAACTCTCTGTTCATTCTCTTTGTTCTATCCTTCTTTTAAACAGAAGCTACATGCGTGTTTTTAGTCTACTCGAATATATTATTTTGTCGTTCAATTTCGTAATGTGGTTATTTATCCTGTAATTTTGTAATACGTTATGGTCAACAGATAGTTTCTCTTGTCTAAATTTTGTTCCTCGGGTATTTGTTTGAGCATTCAGATTCCTGCAATCCAAAGTCTTAACTGCATGTTTCACTAAACTATTTTTTCGCTGAATTGACCAAGTGATGACCAGTCATGGCATTGTATAGTTTTGATTATTTGCTGATGCTTAAATGTACTATATTCCCAACTCCACTCATCCCATCATTTGGCCACCAATGGTATCCGCCACAAACCATTGCTTGGTTGGTTCTTCTTTCCTCATTCTGTAAAAAACTCAGACAAGTCTAGTTGACTATTTTTCCTCCATTAATAATTTTCATGCCAATCTTGTTCCACTTTCCAACACCTTGGTGCACAAGTTTTCTCCCTTCTGGATTCATATCCCATCATGGGCGGAGGCTGCATATGGGCTGGAACAGAGAGTAGTGCACTGCTGACCCTGATTCCAAACTCCTGAGCAAACCTATCCTCTGCATACTTGTTGCTGGGAACCATCTCATATTAGGGACTTCTCTGCTGCGGACATCAATAGTGCTCTAGGTATATCGGCCACTTCTTTATCATTAAGCTTCTTAGAGTATATTCCCATGACAATCTTGCACGCTTCCACAGGCAAACATGCATACTGAGAAATAGCATGGAAGATTGTACAAGGGCAAAGGTATTCTAAGAAGCTTAATGATAAACATGTGATAAACATACAAAGAGCAAACTTGTCATTGTCCCCTGTTAGGAGCATAGCATCTGTGAGATGGTTTTCCAATAAGCAGAGCATAGATTTGTTCAGTAGTTTGGAATCAGAATCACCAGTGAACGAGTCTCTGTTCCACTTTCCATCTCCTGTGCAGCCAACACTCGTGGTGAGATATCATCATGAATCTGAAAGGAATAAAACTTGTGTGCCAAAAGCTGGACAAAGGAGCATGATTAATAGAGGAATTGTGGTCGACTGGGCTTATTTCACGAATGCGTCTAAGATGACCAGTGAGGCGGTGGCCTGAGATGGGATGGCAGAGGTCAGAGCCCAGAGGTGTGCAGATGAGGGCATGACCGTGCCCCCATCTTGGGGGCTAGAATAGTTGGGTCATTGTGTGCCGGTACATGGGCGGAGAGGATGTACACTGAGGAAGACACAAGCGCCCAATGATGCAGAGGCATCGGTTCAAGTCACTGACTGGCGCCAGTGTTTGATATGGCAGAAGCATTCTGCACCTAGATATTGACAGAGGGAAGCAGTGGAGGCACATATCTGGTAGCCAAGAAGAGGGTGGTCCACGGGAAGGAGTGGGTAAGGAGGGGtggaatataagagtgtttagatcactaaagtagtgatctaaacgctcttatatttctttacggagggagtctaTAATAGGCAGCTGGGGTTCTGGTGGGTGGGAAGAGAACAAAGAAAACGTAGGCTCTGATACCGTTGAGTTGCATGCACCAATCAGTTAGCCGGAAAGCCTAATACCAATTGCAGTACATATCTTATAATCATTTTGGTAAATGTGCTGCAATACCATCTTTGTAGCAACAATGTGATCTGCATTTCATATTCGCTGGTTAAACTATATTTTTTCCCAAGAATATGTGTTAAAACAGCAACAAAGTATAATATCTTTCAGGCCACATATAAAACATTTAAAATCCTTTGCTGTGAGCTGTAGTTGAAATACAGCCATATAGATGATCTCTTCCACCAGAAACATGTTTGTGGTTATGTTCTCTCCTGTTGTTATAGCTGTGTTCGAGCTTCTTTCAAACAATAACTCTTTAGGATAAGCCAGAAAAGTTCTGTGTTTTCCCTGGTGGTAATCCATGTATTATTTCTAAACAGGTACTTTGGCCAGAATGTGGATGGCAGCCTGTATCCCTAACAGATCTGATCACTGCTGCTGCGGTTAAAAAGGTGTACAGAAAGGCAACTTTGTGCATCCATCCTGATAAGGTGCAACAAAAGGGTGCAAATCTACAGCAGAAATATATCGCCGAGAAGGTTTTTGATCTTCTTAAGGTGTGTTAACTTGTCTGTTTCACACCAGTATATGATGCTTTCTTTAGCTCAGGATGTGTACATTAAAGCTGCATATACTAGACGATACCCTGCACGTTGCTGAATCCTATATATAGTTTCTAAATATTGTGTAGAATACTTATTCAATCATTGTGATTTTTACTATGAGAAATTTCTATTAACCCTCCTCTCTACATTCCAAGATTGAATAAATCATAAAGATTGAATAAGTATAAATTTTTATTAATCTTTGCGATACACCAGAGCAGAAATAACCTGTCGTCCCCCAACATTTTTATTAACCCTCCTCTATACATGCATTAAACAGGAGGCCTGGAACAAATTTAACTCTGAAGAGCTCTTCTAAACATTACTATGAGGACCATCTTCGCCCGTGTAAGGTACTCGAGAAGTCCGCCCACCGTGCATCATCACCTCCTTTGACTGCTTGAGGTGCTCAAGGAGGAACGTCCAAGCTGGAGCGGCCGGTCATGCCGTCAGGGGAAACAATGAAGTGATCAAGTGAAAGCCCCACCCGCCATTATTTGTTATTGTATTGCTGTTTGCTTACTGCATCCATCTTCCTTCCACCTTGTGCATGTGTTGATTCGACGACTATTCGCAGCTGCTACATGCCAGCGGACCTTCAACCAGTAGGTGTATATTAGCGTCCTTTTTGCTCGGTTGATGGTGGGTTGTGTGTAGCAGCGGAGCGGGTTCGGTGTTGTGATTTTTGGGGTCCAATGTGCTTCATTTTACTTCGGGAAGGCCAACGTTACATGGATTCATGGCTTGTCACCTGTTTGGGTAGCTGGTTTGCCCTTTTTACCGAGCAGGCGTTTGGTTTCCTTGTTCCTCGGAATTGGTTCAAATTGCCTTGTACGTGGCTGAATTATTATGCAAGATACATATACACACTTAAATGTCGGCACGCTATGATAACAGAGTAGTAGTACTTGTTTATCAGTTAGAAATTGTTCCCACACTTAAATATGTCGGCACGGTGTGATTTCAGTAGAATTAACCCGAGTCTTTCAATTTTATCTCACATTAAGGGTCAATTCTTTGTTGCCTTTTGAAATAAGCCCCCCCTTATCCAACATTTTCTAAAAGCCGAACCAATTTTCTTTTTAAAAGCCTAGTTACTAGAATAAGCTGGGTACTGACTACTTTTTTATCAGTAAAAAATTGTCGTATACGTCTGTCATGTGCTTGGTTCAGTGATTCCACAAAACATAATTACCGATATCATTCCATCTGCTGTGCCTGACCACTTTGTTAGGAATCAACTGACTGATTTCGTGGAGAAATCAATTGGGTCTTGAGCCGCTAGATTTGTCCCTCGCAAACTGATGGATCGGTCAATGCAACAAGTAGCCGCATGGGCGTGTTGCACTTCAGGTTCGCCGTCCGGCACGCTGCACCATGCCCTTCGCATTGCAAACTTCCACCGCCGACAAGATCTATGGGTCACAACACCATGTGTTGCAATGCAACTCCGCCACCAACTGAGATCTGCGAGGACGTGGCACCACGTGCGTTGCATGGAAGCATCCCCTGCCGACTATGAGATCCACTAGTTGCACCTCTCTTGCTCCGTAGCACTTGTGGCACTGCACCGACGTGTTCGGCAACACCAACCGCAACAACGGCTAGCGATGCTCGGCAACACCGACCGCAACAACGGTCGACGGTGTCGATGATGTTGGGCAACACTGACCATGATGGAGCATCGGTGCTGGGCAACAGAGCTCGCAACATCGGCGGTGGAGCGGGAAGGGAGGAAGGGGAGGAGTAGGGGAAAGAGGGTGCATGAGAAAAGGAGAAAATAAGAGCGCGCGCCGACGAGATTCTATCAATGCAGGAAAAAAGAAGTGCATTGGCCGCTCAGGGAAGGGGATAAGGAGGAAGGAGAAAGAGGTGTGTGGGCCCTACGGGGGCACGTGACACCTGTCGGAAGTGGCTTACGGGAGAGAGAAACCACCTGATTAAAAAAGTGTTTTTCTTTCTCCTTACGTTATAGTAGTGTCTCCGGCTTTGGTGTATGCTAGTTATATGCACGGCCAACCATAATTGCCCTTTTTAACTTCTGAACGTTAAAAATGCAGTTTGGAGTTCGGTTATAGAAATCTCTTGTATGACGTGTTTGGTTACCCGCACTGTTTTTTTTGCCTCTTTGCATTTGTGTCACAGATGGGCCCGACTGGGGTAAAACAAGCCAAAACCCATCATTTGCACATAGTTTGGTTTCGTGCATCTAGGCTAGCTACATGAGGGATGCAATACTGACCTGCCGTCTGGTTGCCTGCGCTGCACTAGACGCACAAATTACACGTTGTTTGGTTGCAAATGGCATAAGGTGCTATCACCACTTATCACTAGTGGTGACCTTACCACACACGACTTGAACATAGTTTCTTTCCTTGCTAGGAAACAAATCACAGATAATCCTAGCTACTAGCAAATATTAGTACAAATATAGCAGTCAAATGGTTCAATAGGGGAAAGTTCGTCGATGTCGAACTAGTTGGAAGTCCATCCTCATCCTCTTGTTCTGATGTTGTTGTTGTTTCTTCTTCTACTTCTGCTGCTGCCGACTCTTCTACCGttgttgctcttcttcttcttcagatcctTGTCTGACCTATGTAATCCCACATTTCCCGAGCCTACCCCATCCTTCTGTTCTTCCAGGCTTCATTGTCAAATGCCTCCACACCATGCCcgacactactacaggatgctgctaacgcgacactacgatcagagaccctttgacgaaactgtgtgcgatgcaataatcccaaacggtggtgtaaaaccccgtcaaaaaggtgcaaaacatttgcgatggaggatgcatcaaacacggtttatattttagttgcgtgtgcgatgaagggcacacGGTTAAcccattcgaactgtttgcgatgaggcagaacaacagaaacaggcagccatatcaatgtgtgtgcgatatacggcatacagttcgctctgATGAACCGTTTgttattagggagtgcaacataaacggttagccatgaaggaaatattccctagaggcaataataaagttgttattttatatttccttatatcatgataaatgtttattattcatgctagaattatattaaccggaaacttgatacatgtgtgggtacatagacaaaacatcgtgtccctagtaagcctctactaagactagctcgttaatcaaagatggttaagtttcctaaccatagatatgtgttgccatttgatgaacgtgatcacatcattaggagaatgatgtgatggacaagacccatccgttagcttagcatgttgatcgttcagttttattactattgctttcttcatgtcaaatacatattcctccgactatgagattatgcaactcccggatattggaggaatgccttgtgtgctataaaacgtcacaacgtaactgggtgattataaagatgctctataggtatctccgaaggtgtttgttgggttggcatagatcgagattatgacttttcactccgagtatcagagaggtatctctgggacctctcggtaatacacatcataagaagccttgcaagcaatgtaactaatgagttagttgcgggatgatgtatt
It encodes:
- the LOC119300257 gene encoding auxilin-related protein 1-like — its product is MDDFQGILARDFGLRPKGKAAPMSAARAAPSSGSGWDSTRSAAAAAPSAPSYDDLFGAPSSAPPPKPTQSTSIDSIFDSFAEPSASAAPPKPKHSSMPVFDKPVYDDDIFDGVPGVKSSSVRYDDVFAGNHAPAPADDDLLAGFGTKSEAREVPEDKWKPGPAAASAGFDDLFAGIGRSSPVKQRQTAGAKEKKVPTSQPASMASDPFVSFETTSTSARQSSGIFSDPLDELGRHSKSQVKTAADSGLFEDSSAFNQVPKSEPLFTTNLSDDSKGSNGSTKARDSSPVQNFPKRNSAQQPSVEDFENIFPQSQSARYSDVHVDSGAPGSEKYNGNGMDDRSPRSDESEDEIWLTVSEIPLFTQPTSAPPPSRPPPSLAIKQKPHGSRAKRRDDDYLRHSTQNYNHNKSSSMDELEEFAMGKPQKSAYDSANPFYEDESERNSSAAASAAAMKEAMDKAEAKFKHAKEVRERERDAKLRNREQQEQDDEARSYAQDQEERERQEKLDREKEMRQREEKEREQRRLEEARELEQQRERGRGRQAVERATKEARERAAIEARAKAEREARLRNERAAVQRAQQEARERAAVDARDRADRAAAEAKEKAAAQTRERATAERAAVERVQQDAKRRADRAAVEKAAAEVRERQAAEARERHAASAAAAAAREKQSKPDDLESFFGMGARANSAPKQRAPTVDPTFNAQSQSRAAATSASASSMRKASSTTNFTDDLSAIFGGAPTPSDEFQAVEGESEERRRARLERHQRTRERAAKALAEKNERDMNVQREQAERDRISESLDFEIKRWAAGKEGNLRALLSTMQYVLWPECGWQPVSLTDLITAAAVKKVYRKATLCIHPDKVQQKGANLQQKYIAEKVFDLLKEAWNKFNSEELF